A genome region from bacterium includes the following:
- a CDS encoding riboflavin synthase, which yields MGKIVSLKKTGRGAVLELNTSGMTKKIKPGDSVAVNGVCLTVTGKTGSRLLFDISAETWDRTNLSSYRKNQKLNLESSVTPQSMLSGHFVQGHVEGLGRVQKWIRNGEDVRLFVTLPGALMASCVSKGSIALNGVSLTIASQKGRTICVALIPYTLSHTNLNELNPGDLVNVETDIIGRYVVSTLKKTYDNP from the coding sequence ATGGGCAAGATTGTTTCCCTCAAAAAGACGGGAAGGGGAGCAGTATTGGAACTCAATACGAGCGGGATGACAAAAAAAATAAAACCGGGTGATAGCGTGGCGGTGAATGGAGTTTGCCTGACCGTGACCGGTAAGACCGGAAGTAGGCTTCTATTTGATATTTCCGCGGAAACTTGGGACCGGACAAACCTTTCGTCTTACAGGAAGAACCAGAAATTGAATCTTGAATCTTCGGTGACACCGCAGTCGATGCTTAGCGGTCACTTCGTTCAGGGACATGTCGAGGGTTTGGGCCGCGTTCAAAAGTGGATTCGGAACGGGGAAGATGTTCGACTCTTTGTGACACTTCCAGGTGCGTTGATGGCTTCTTGTGTCTCGAAAGGTTCGATTGCGCTCAACGGAGTGAGTCTGACGATTGCGTCACAGAAAGGACGAACAATTTGCGTGGCGCTGATTCCATACACGCTGTCGCATACGAACCTGAATGAACTAAACCCGGGCGATCTCGTCAATGTGGAGACGGATATCATCGGTCGCTACGTTGTCAGCACCCTCAAAAAGACATATGATAACCCTTAA
- a CDS encoding bifunctional 3,4-dihydroxy-2-butanone-4-phosphate synthase/GTP cyclohydrolase II — protein sequence MKSPFISLPKAIEEIRAGRMVVVVDDEDRENEGDLTIAAEKVTPEVINFMTKYGRGLVCLAMTGERLDELQIPLQVTENTAKYGTAFCVSIEAKRNVTTGISVHDRAQTVLTAIHSDTKPYDLARPGHIFPLRACQGGVLERAGQTEAAVDLAKLAGLYPAGVICEVMNDDGTMARVPQLIQFCKKRRLKMISIAELIRYRMQNERLVRKVADTNLPTRFGKFRLKAFENVIDKSIHLALVCGEISPEVPILVRVHSQCLTGDIFHSWRCDCGQQLERALELIAAEAKGVLLYLNGDRFEGRGIGLLNKLRAYELQDKGEDTVEANEKLGFKADQRDYGIGAQIMIEIGVKKMRLMTNNPSKYIALGGYGLELVERVPLEMTPHGSNIKYLRTKKEKLGHLLSGV from the coding sequence ATGAAAAGTCCTTTTATCAGCCTACCGAAAGCAATTGAAGAGATCCGGGCGGGTCGAATGGTTGTTGTCGTCGACGATGAGGACCGTGAAAATGAAGGAGATCTGACGATTGCGGCGGAAAAAGTAACACCCGAAGTCATCAATTTCATGACGAAATATGGAAGGGGATTGGTCTGCCTTGCCATGACCGGCGAACGTTTAGATGAATTGCAAATCCCGCTGCAGGTAACAGAGAACACAGCAAAATACGGAACTGCATTCTGCGTTTCGATTGAAGCAAAGCGGAATGTGACCACCGGAATCTCAGTTCACGACCGCGCACAAACAGTATTGACGGCCATTCATTCCGACACCAAGCCTTATGATCTTGCAAGACCGGGACATATTTTTCCATTGCGAGCATGTCAGGGAGGTGTTCTGGAGCGCGCGGGACAAACAGAGGCTGCGGTTGACCTTGCAAAGCTTGCGGGGCTCTATCCTGCAGGCGTGATTTGTGAAGTCATGAATGATGATGGAACGATGGCACGAGTTCCGCAACTCATTCAGTTCTGCAAAAAACGTCGGTTGAAAATGATCAGCATTGCCGAGCTGATCCGCTACCGCATGCAAAACGAAAGACTGGTGCGGAAGGTGGCGGACACGAATCTTCCCACTCGTTTTGGCAAATTCCGCCTGAAGGCTTTCGAAAACGTGATCGACAAATCGATCCATCTCGCATTGGTTTGTGGTGAGATTTCACCGGAAGTCCCTATTCTGGTGCGCGTTCATTCCCAATGTTTGACCGGCGATATTTTTCATTCCTGGCGGTGTGATTGCGGTCAACAGCTCGAGCGCGCGTTAGAACTCATCGCCGCCGAAGCAAAGGGCGTGCTCCTGTATTTGAATGGTGACCGGTTTGAGGGAAGAGGAATCGGATTGCTCAATAAGCTCCGCGCCTATGAACTGCAGGATAAAGGCGAGGACACCGTGGAAGCCAATGAGAAACTCGGATTCAAAGCGGATCAAAGGGATTATGGAATCGGCGCGCAGATCATGATTGAAATCGGCGTAAAAAAAATGCGCCTCATGACAAACAATCCTTCTAAATACATCGCGCTGGGTGGTTATGGCCTGGAATTGGTGGAACGGGTCCCACTGGAAATGACCCCGCACGGCTCCAATATTAAATATTTGCGGACCAAGAAAGAAAAACTCGGCCATCTTCTTTCCGGCGTCTAG
- the ffh gene encoding signal recognition particle protein — protein MFDQLSEKLQRTLKNLRGEGKLTEAHIESGMREIRLALLEADVNFKVVKAFIDAVKGKCLNQDVLDSLTPGQQVVKIVRDELIHILGDTNADIIFSEPPTIYMLVGLQGSGKTTSAGKLAIWLRKQGRSPYLVSTDVYRPAAIDQLAILAKQSQIPFYPSTPDQDPVDLSKKALYEVRNTGYSALIVDTAGRLHLDDELMQELQRMKEAIRPHEILFIADAMTGQDAVRSAEAFNNALDISGIILTKMDGDAKGGAALSVRMITQKPIKMVGTGEKLSELEIFHPDRMASRILGMGDVLSLIEKAEEAFDKKQAEKLERKLRKEAFTLEDFRDQLRQMKKLGPISQILGMLPGMNASALKNINVDESALVRIEAIINSMTPAERANHSLINGSRRKRIAKGSGTTVEEVNKLLKQFVTAQKMIKQMTGMMDPKKMKFPFPPR, from the coding sequence ATGTTTGATCAGCTTAGCGAAAAATTACAACGAACTCTAAAGAATCTTCGCGGTGAAGGGAAACTTACCGAGGCTCATATTGAATCGGGTATGCGCGAGATCCGTCTCGCATTGCTGGAAGCTGATGTCAATTTCAAGGTTGTAAAAGCATTCATCGATGCGGTAAAAGGGAAATGCTTAAACCAGGATGTGCTGGATTCTCTGACTCCCGGGCAGCAGGTCGTCAAAATTGTTCGAGACGAACTCATTCATATTTTGGGAGATACAAATGCAGATATCATTTTTTCGGAGCCACCCACAATTTACATGCTCGTTGGATTGCAGGGCTCCGGCAAGACAACTTCGGCGGGTAAATTAGCAATCTGGCTGCGGAAACAGGGAAGATCTCCGTACCTTGTTTCAACCGATGTGTATCGACCTGCAGCCATTGATCAGCTTGCCATTCTTGCGAAACAATCTCAGATTCCGTTCTATCCTTCTACTCCGGATCAGGATCCTGTGGATCTTTCCAAGAAAGCTTTGTACGAAGTCAGAAATACCGGTTATTCGGCGTTGATTGTGGATACTGCAGGACGTTTGCATCTGGATGATGAGCTCATGCAGGAGCTGCAGAGGATGAAGGAGGCAATTCGACCTCACGAAATCCTTTTCATTGCAGATGCGATGACCGGACAGGATGCGGTTCGAAGTGCGGAAGCCTTTAACAATGCCCTCGATATTTCGGGAATCATCCTCACCAAAATGGATGGCGATGCAAAAGGTGGAGCCGCGCTTTCAGTGCGCATGATCACTCAAAAGCCGATCAAGATGGTGGGCACGGGCGAAAAACTGAGCGAGCTGGAGATCTTTCATCCCGACCGTATGGCTTCTCGCATTCTCGGAATGGGCGACGTGCTTTCGTTGATTGAAAAAGCAGAGGAAGCATTCGATAAGAAACAGGCGGAAAAACTCGAACGGAAACTGCGCAAGGAAGCTTTCACGCTGGAAGATTTTCGCGATCAGCTTCGCCAGATGAAAAAACTCGGTCCGATCTCGCAGATTTTAGGAATGCTTCCAGGAATGAATGCCTCCGCGTTGAAAAACATCAACGTCGATGAATCAGCTCTCGTAAGGATCGAAGCCATCATTAATTCCATGACACCGGCAGAGAGGGCAAATCATTCGTTGATTAATGGGAGCCGTCGCAAACGAATTGCTAAAGGGAGTGGCACGACCGTAGAAGAAGTAAATAAGCTTCTCAAGCAATTCGTGACTGCGCAGAAGATGATTAAGCAAATGACCGGTATGATGGATCCGAAAAAGATGAAATTTCCTTTCCCCCCACGATAG
- a CDS encoding HAD-IA family hydrolase: MFRAIIFDLDGTLVDAYPGIHESLNEMLRELHLPEVDLQTVKRRVGRGVVNLMQQSVPPELVDHALKLFRESYDKTHLSGTFLLPDVRESLKALRERNILLGIASNKPADFTRNILTYLQIDEYFCCCSGPEGEIQPKPHPSMLQDMMRKMRVSENETLYVGDMTLDSETAKNAGVRLALIATGGHSKEELREIQPDYLLERLGDLVEVIERGS, translated from the coding sequence ATGTTTAGAGCGATCATATTCGATTTGGATGGAACTCTCGTGGATGCGTATCCTGGCATTCATGAAAGCCTCAATGAGATGCTGCGTGAGCTGCATCTTCCGGAAGTCGATTTGCAAACCGTCAAGCGGAGAGTGGGACGCGGAGTTGTAAATCTGATGCAGCAATCGGTTCCGCCTGAATTAGTGGACCATGCATTAAAACTATTTCGAGAGAGTTACGACAAGACCCATCTAAGTGGAACTTTTTTGCTGCCGGATGTGCGGGAAAGCCTCAAAGCGTTGCGCGAGCGCAATATCTTGCTTGGTATCGCGAGTAATAAGCCAGCCGATTTTACGCGAAATATTCTCACGTACCTTCAAATAGATGAATACTTTTGTTGTTGCAGTGGACCGGAAGGAGAAATCCAGCCCAAACCGCATCCTTCCATGCTTCAAGACATGATGAGAAAAATGCGTGTATCAGAAAACGAAACTTTGTATGTTGGAGATATGACGCTAGATTCCGAAACCGCGAAGAATGCCGGCGTCCGCCTTGCCCTCATAGCAACGGGTGGTCATAGTAAAGAAGAATTGCGGGAAATTCAGCCAGATTATTTGCTCGAGCGCCTTGGTGATTTGGTGGAAGTTATAGAACGCGGAAGTTAG